TCGCGGGCATCTACCTCAGCCCGCTGTTCACCGCCGCCGTGCAGCTGTGGGTGGCCGCCGTGGCGGACCCGGAGCTGCGCGCGCAGCTCGCGCCCCTGGAGGCGCGCGTCGGACGCGAGTTCCACCGGCTCACGGTGAAGCTGCTCGACGTGGATGACCGGGAGCCGGAGGTGCGCGAGCTCATCCAGGCCACGCTCGACCTCATCCGCGGCCTCGCGCTGGCCAACCTGCTGCGCGACGACAGCGCCCGGCGCAAGAAGGTCCTCCACCGGTGGGCTCGCACGCTCGAAGAGGCACTCGGGGCGCGGCGCTCGCGTGGGGCGAAGGACTGACACTTTGAAACGCAATGCCAACACGGGCCCCGGTGGACACCGCGGCCGCTTCTGGAGGTGACATGGGCTACCGCTCTCTCTTCGCGCCGGGCTGCTTCAAGGACCGCACCATCATCGTCACCGGCGGTGGCAGCGGCATCGGGCGCTGCACCGCGCACGAGCTGGCGTCGCTCGG
This DNA window, taken from Pyxidicoccus xibeiensis, encodes the following:
- a CDS encoding TetR/AcrR family transcriptional regulator, giving the protein MSESSGATGRQEQERSRVTRQRLMEAALGALSELGWAGATMTVIAERAGVSRGACQHHFPTRGDLVAAAVEYVGSQQVEEVLRQAAQLPTDARRTESILHMLAGIYLSPLFTAAVQLWVAAVADPELRAQLAPLEARVGREFHRLTVKLLDVDDREPEVRELIQATLDLIRGLALANLLRDDSARRKKVLHRWARTLEEALGARRSRGAKD